From the genome of Lasioglossum baleicum chromosome 13, iyLasBale1, whole genome shotgun sequence, one region includes:
- the Grip163 gene encoding gamma-tubulin complex component 6: MNLNNDSDVYGLVTELSTHILQANRQPFQRNTRFTYEHNYKVIKYLRSKAFEILLKKADYSDLEQVDPILEIQKHVFVMKLRLRRLCDATTLERLLEELEEDTSLEGPVYSVLQLLVQLKNFNIVPEPITNIFYYGEANPAVPEITYTRNNVSSFRIYPMECFMLSDQFEATLEPQRLQITRVMPTTVMNELHFLHGRVKSKCTIETESIDISVASDFISTHAFDTVSSQALMFSNHRFIKHLSLDPYVPREIVSYSGREDSKFSFSNEKGLVANNSCPLSARSEAVTMENESFIGTWRSSDHSIVDELGYAIDGWNHEWRDTDINDMSLFDRRTWEQLGDIQCTKELRFFTDVSTASIHLVKIKQMSSLPLLSEKIMNSALLVEEIPIRDFVNDTKSMLLGIESNTFYYAHMTGFTLRENISVYGVSSELLEKACQEAINWGNCFRFLSQFITPKSQSSELSQQGLIFKAVCTNIKELLLYYQAVLVRIFNYENNSQRLLKTFQRVRPVASLITKVAKLCEPYRENQCTLREGSSIIARIYNEAVQVTNTKAALVFYSLLKSCCEVYFRFLQKWMFEGVCDDIYGEFMIKTRPQYLRNRDHKFWTKSFSIRNEGIPGFLNGLTESILQCGKTVRLLRICSTKNPVCRVCLTEQPEVKVCLSINALYEQSLRYRIYEEKGKSALGPILSLSTAIQGKKQLEKEMAEFVVRAQRDTLTRIRGEREAALKKIAQTKREFLTNLKEQYLVIEAQKKNKNRKQKKENEPYDTEFLFGSSALQENLRRIERTNILNYYENLALDIDKRHVRSQWRAKRMAFYDKRVDVLTATKQNSQDQLKMLREGDEVDIVEEEAESVSIPRSSPLEISIPFEDENKNYSRTPCQRIVRTAFVDITTNNNNVETNLRDFLNNQKVEEETSTRATAIVMTDTNRLYTDSNTTVPYIQSTVVAVERPTVLNVVKIDNAAAMESLVGKGKSWSLEGSMTPNNNEFDIRKIRIGSNSNDSLREFPERNDLETPMSCTTDNFPSSLQSPASETHPSEDRSPIEISTTDMFSSNSRTCTKSPIAMRKDATFSDIFALQQDEPTTTTTMALTESTPLTVADIELIDHTSLQAYLEKSIRIPLEVQSRLVNNAVIKYFVEENHLLLHLHSLRSYFFLLNGEFAKSLTDSLYTRLYEISLPVELFNSATLTNLLERALVNSFNSVCVNSELLGLSAINAPLQLHMSDPAALDCLSLNYKITWPLNIILDDAVMQQYGKVFKFLITSGRVSWVLQEDFNIMKRERKTLASPQYHKLQLYRHSMTQFMNALHNYLTCSVLHASWTEFEKDLENSLTLDQIYSSHVNYIKRILSRCMLNARGEKVRVCLNNIFKVILKFHNRLRSQKWTMKSTVCVHPNFKRLEQMYQAFCELRAYMAHVAFKLATSGYQPHLMHFLNALNINHLYDLTVKSCRGSSTEPSDL; the protein is encoded by the exons ATGAACCTAAACAATGATAGTGATGTCTACGGTCTTGTAACCGAATTGAGTACACATATATTGCAAGCAAATCGACAGCCTTTTCAACGAAATACTCGATTTACTTATGAACACAACTATAAAGTGATCAAATATCTTCGGAGCAAGGCTTTCgaaatattattgaaaaaagCTG ATTATTCAGATCTCGAACAGGTAGATCCGATACTTGAAATACAAAAGCATGTCTTCGTAATGAAGTTAAGGTTGAGGCGTTTATGTGATGCTACTACGTTAGAAAGGCTACTGGAGGAACTTGAAGAGGATACTTCTTTGGAAGGACCTGTTTATTCCGTTCTACAGCTGTTAGTTCAATTAAAAAACTTCAATATCGTTCCCGAGCCAATCACA aatatattttattatggaGAAGCTAATCCTGCTGTCCCAGAAATCACGTACACTAGAAATAATGTATCGTCTTTTCGCATATATCCTATGGAATGTTTCATGTTGTCGGATCAATTCGAAGCGACGTTGGAACCTCAAAGGCTACAGATTACACGCGTTATGCCGACTACAGTTATGAATGAATTGCATTTCTTGCATGGAAGAGTAAAGTCCAAGTGCACAATCGAAACAGAGTCTATAGA CATATCTGTAGCATCTGATTTTATATCCACCCACGCATTCGACACTGTATCCTCTCAAGCGCTGATGTTTTCAAACCATCGCTTCATCAAACACCTAAGTTTGGATCCATATGTGCCACGAGAAATAGTG TCGTACAGCGGGAGGGAGGACTCTAAATTTAGTTTTTCTAACGAAAAGGGTCTCGTAGCCAACAATTCGTGTCCCTTGTCTGCTCGCTCGGAAGCGGTTACCATGGaaaatgaaagtttcatagGCACATGGAGGTCTTCGGATCATAGCATCGTCGACGAGTTAGGGTATGCTATCGATGGTTGGAATCACGAATGGAGAGATACCGATATAAACGACATGTCTCTCTTTGATCGTCGTACATGGGAACAATTGGGAGATATACAATGTACAAAAGAATTACGGTTTTTCACCGATGTGTCAACAGCTTCGATACATCTAGTAAAAATCAAACAAATGAGTAGTTTGCCGTTGCTCTCGGAAAAG ATAATGAACTCTGCGCTCCTCGTGGAAGAAATTCCCATACGAGACTTTGTGAACGACACGAAGTCGATGTTACTTGGAATAGAGTCGAATACCTTCTACTATGCGCACATG ACAGGATTTACTTTACGAGAGAACATCAGCGTGTACGGCGTAAGCTCGGAATTGTTAGAGAAGGCTTGCCAAGAAGCTATCAATTGGGGCAACTGTTTTCGATTCTTATCGCAGTTTATTACGCCGAAGTCACAAAGCAGCGAGTTGTCGCAGCAAGGCCTTATATTCAAG GCTGTATGTACAAATATCAAGGAACTGCTGCTCTATTATCAAGCCGTGCTCGTAAGAATCTTCAACTATGAAAATAATTCACAAAGGTTGCTGAAAACGTTTCAGAGAGTTCGTCCAGTGGCTAGCCTGATCACTAAAGTTGCCAAACTGTGCGAACCTTACAGAGAAAATCAATGTACACTTCGAGAAGGAAGTAGCATTATCGCTAGAATTTATAACGAAGCGGTTCAGGTGACAAACACGAAAGCCGCTTTGGTATTCTATTCTTTATTGAAGTCCTGCTGCGAAGTTTACTTTCG GTTTCTACAAAAATGGATGTTCGAAGGTGTGTGCGACGATATTTATGGAGAGTTCATGATCAAAACGCGACCGCAATACTTGCGTAACAGGGATCATAAATTTTGGACGAAAAGTTTCAGTATTCGGAACGAAGGAATCCCAGGTTTTTTAAACGGTTTAACGGAATCGATACTTCAATGTGGAAAAACCGTGCGACTATTACGAATCTGCAGTACAAAG AATCCCGTGTGCCGTGTTTGTCTGACCGAACAACCCGAAGTGAAGGTTTGCTTGAGTATAAACGCGTTATACGAGCAATCGTTGAGATACCGTATTTACGAGGAGAAAGGGAAATCTGCCCTTGGTCCGATACTTTCCCTCTCCACGGCCATACAAGGTAAAAAACAACTGGAGAAGGAAATGGCTGAGTTTGTGGTTCGCGCGCAACGCGATACGCTCACGAGAATCAGGG GGGAACGAGAGGCCGCGTTGAAGAAGATAGCGCAAACGAAACGCGAGTTCCTGACAAATTTGAAAGAGCAATATCTGGTGATCGAAGCGCagaaaaagaataagaatagaAAACAGAAGAAAGAGAATGAACCGTACGATACGGAATTTTTATTCGGGAGTAGCGCTTTGCAAGAAAATCTCCGACGCATCGAACG AACAAACATTTTGAATTACTACGAGAACCTAGCACTCGACATCGACAAACGTCACGTGCGTTCTCAATGGCGTGCTAAAAGAATGGCGTTCTACGATAAGAGAGTCGATGTACTAACAGCGACGAAACAAAACTCGCAGGACCAGTTGAAAATGCTAAGAGAAGGGGATGAAGTAGATATAGTAGAAGAAGAAGCTGAATCTGTATCGATCCCGAGATCGAGTCCTCTGGAAATATCAATACCGTTCgaagatgaaaataaaaattactcgAGAACACCTTGTCAAAGAATCGTTCGCACCGCGTTCGTCGACATAACAACAAACAACAACAACGTAGAAACGAACTTGCGTGATTTCTTGAACAATCAAAAAGTAGAAGAAGAGACCTCGACCAGAGCAACGGCAATTGTTATGACGGATACCAATCGATTGTATACAGACTCGAACACGACGGTACCTTACATCCAGTCAACCGTTGTCGCCGTTGAGAGACCGACTGTTCTAAACGTTGTAAAAATTGATAACGCTGCAGCGATGGAATCGCTGGTTGGCAAAGGCAAGTCGTGGTCTTTGGAAGGTAGCATGACGCCGAATAATAATGAATTTGATATACGAAAGATTCGCATTGGATCGAATTCGAACGATTCCTTGAGGGAATTCCCTGAAAGAAACGACTTGGAAACACCAATGTCCTGCACGACGGACAATTTTCCTTCGTCCTTACAAAGTCCAGCGTCGGAAACGCATCCTTCGGAGGATCGATCGCCCATCGAAATCTCAACCACCGACATGTTTTCCAGTAACTCGCGGACATGTACAAAATCGCCTATTGCCATGAGAAAAGATGCAACGTTTTCCGACATATTTGCCTTGCAACAGGACGAACCGACAACCACCACAACCATGGCATTAACGGAATCAACTCCATTAACCGTTGCCGACATCGAGTTGATCGATCACACTTCCCTGCAAGCTTATCTGGAGAAATCGATCCGCATCCCTCTCGAAGTACAGAGCCGACTCGTCAATAATGCCGTTATCAAATACTTCGTCGAGGAGAATCATTTACTATTACACTTGCACAGCCTGAGGAGTTACTTCTTCTTGTTGAACGGAGAATTTGCTAAGAGCTTGACGGATTCGCTGTACACACGTCTGTACGAGATCTCGTTGCCGGTTGAATTATTCAATTCAGCCACGTTGACGAATTTGTTGGAACGAGCATTAGTTAATTCGTTCAACAGCGTTTGTGTAAACTCGGAACTTCTCGGTCTGTCGGCGATTAACGCGCCGCTGCAGTTGCAT ATGTCCGATCCGGCTGCGTTGGACTGTCTCTCGCTGAATTACAAGATAACTTGGCCACTGAATATTATACTCGACGACGCGGTTATGCAACAATACGGTAAAGTGTTTAAATTTCTGATAACAAGTGGTCGAGTATCGTGGGTGTTACAGGAAGATTTCAATATCATGAAGAGAGAACGAAAAACACTCGCGTCGCCGCAATATCACAAG TTGCAGCTCTACAGACATTCGATGACGCAGTTTATGAACGCGCTGCACAATTATTTAACGTGTAGCGTCTTACACGCTAGTTGGACTGAATTCGAGAAAGATTTAGAAAATTCTCTGACCCTGGACCAAATATACTCGTCGCATGTGAATTACATCAAACGAATACTTTCGAG ATGCATGCTCAATGCTCGAGGTGAAAAAGTACGCGTATgcttaaacaatatatttaaagtAATCTTGAAATTTCACAATAGACTACGATCCCAAAAATGGACCATGAAATCTACGGTATGCGTGCATCCAAATTTTAAGAGACTAGAACAAATGTACCAAGCATTTTGCGAATTACGCGCATACATGGCGCATGTTGCGTTTAAATTAGCTACTAGTGGTTATCAGCCACAtttaatgcattttttaaatgctcTTAATATAAATCATTTATACGATTTAACTGTAAAGTCTTGTCGCGGTTCTTCGACAGAACCTTCCGACTTATAA
- the LOC143214906 gene encoding uncharacterized protein LOC143214906 isoform X1 codes for MSEKRPEMSEIQTLTDSTDSMDLPKEMDQNFVSAPEDYDYPFYISEKEEWVNYKNTKGRTIVCEPMLIMELNRLVPFVDNNYIGFHVLNMPHIIIKKIEIIGFVVAVSENARFYMYQVDDGTGTIMINYDRKHFMRDSLERKAIDEKYKCNAKKINSQCFKGQECPKRFPDPRPQFNYPVGTSNRDMAIFEHEWSLKTKNGLLGKQVDRSDYVHAVGYCTLDFRFGPRPRKEITFEDLSIAKLNFLATKVICINEHEYNAKMNSWFNNVVRSRYDEEPDKP; via the exons ATGTCTGAGAAACGTCCAGAAATGTCGGAGATACAAACTTTGACGGATTCAACGGATTCTATGGATTTGCCAAAAGAAATGGATCAAAATTTCGTCTCGGCCCCCGAAGATTACGATTATCCGTTCTACATTTCTGAAAAGGAAGAATGGGTCAATTACAAAAATACCAAAG GTAGAACAATAGTGTGCGAACCTATGTTGATAATGGAATTGAATAGACTCGTACCTTTCGTCGATAATAATTACATTGGATTTCACGTGTTGAACATGCCGCACATTATAATCAAGAAAATCGAAATAATAGGATTCGTGGTTGCTGTCTCGGAGAACGCTAGATTTTACATGTATCAAG TGGACGATGGAACCGGAACTATTATGATTAATTACGATAGAAAACATTTTATGCGAGATAGTTTGGAAAGAAAAGCGATCGACGAAAAATATAAGTGTAACGCGAAGAAGATAAATTCGCAATGTTTCAAAGGTCAGGAGTGCCCAAAACGTTTTCCTGATCCTCGTCCACAATTTAATTATCCTGTTGGTACAAGTAATCGCGATATGGCA ATCTTCGAACATGAATGGTCGTTAAAGACGAAAAATGGTTTATTAGGTAAACAAGTGGATCGCTCTGATTATGTACATGCAGTGGGTTATTGTACGCTTGACTTTAGATTTGGTCCAAGACCACGCAAAGAGATCACTTTTGAAGACCTGTCGATTGCTAAATTAAATTTTCTGGCTACCAAAGTAATTTGCATAAACGAACACGAATATAATGCAAAAATGAATTCTTGGTTCAACAATGTTGTACGCAGCAGGTACGACGAAGAACCGGATAAGCCATAA
- the LOC143214906 gene encoding uncharacterized protein LOC143214906 isoform X2, with protein MSEKRPEMSEIQTLTDSTDSMDLPKEMDQNFVSAPEDYDYPFYISEKEEWVNYKNTKGRTIVCEPMLIMELNRLVPFVDNNYIGFHVLNMPHIIIKKIEIIGFVVAVSENARFYMYQVDDGTGTIMINYDRKHFMRDSLERKAIDEKYKCNAKKINSQCFKGQECPKRFPDPRPQFNYPVGTSNRDMAVNKWIALIMYMQWVIVRLTLDLVQDHAKRSLLKTCRLLN; from the exons ATGTCTGAGAAACGTCCAGAAATGTCGGAGATACAAACTTTGACGGATTCAACGGATTCTATGGATTTGCCAAAAGAAATGGATCAAAATTTCGTCTCGGCCCCCGAAGATTACGATTATCCGTTCTACATTTCTGAAAAGGAAGAATGGGTCAATTACAAAAATACCAAAG GTAGAACAATAGTGTGCGAACCTATGTTGATAATGGAATTGAATAGACTCGTACCTTTCGTCGATAATAATTACATTGGATTTCACGTGTTGAACATGCCGCACATTATAATCAAGAAAATCGAAATAATAGGATTCGTGGTTGCTGTCTCGGAGAACGCTAGATTTTACATGTATCAAG TGGACGATGGAACCGGAACTATTATGATTAATTACGATAGAAAACATTTTATGCGAGATAGTTTGGAAAGAAAAGCGATCGACGAAAAATATAAGTGTAACGCGAAGAAGATAAATTCGCAATGTTTCAAAGGTCAGGAGTGCCCAAAACGTTTTCCTGATCCTCGTCCACAATTTAATTATCCTGTTGGTACAAGTAATCGCGATATGGCA GTAAACAAGTGGATCGCTCTGATTATGTACATGCAGTGGGTTATTGTACGCTTGACTTTAGATTTGGTCCAAGACCACGCAAAGAGATCACTTTTGAAGACCTGTCGATTGCTAAATTAA
- the LOC143214895 gene encoding uncharacterized protein LOC143214895, with protein MAEENTEICGFLDIKYLNGKCKANKVKKRTLAPWKVWRRRWCSIKKLGPGLGIKVQLDYSISNNVNTLLNDKDSSLIIPSDVIICRTQSRSKQFAFGVFPSKERKPLIYFAGTSETETQRWMANIRELLRPRKNQFSPGSYSISVVDNAHSKASGLIGLYGDLVANTTGIFIKDAHSGEQIATFDWKEFGQFHHSTTGHPEDVKCICVIHTTKSFHGGVGELHIFCLEASKLLQELVTQGRGPRNRPIRRPLSLSEGDLRISKFEEAQRNYSILIRTVNKSRKGTIEYEQSSLKVQNKQAENVYQPEPFSIPNVTSNRGDWSSSAYDRRISDISVASGIYEEIADEVESDRATSSRFCMDEFFHNYRSDEPPPLPPRQRCASESMKGVRSQDVLISERGILSAMPTRNSGQSEQNSFALQKIADTCNYVPMSPRLKDLALHHLQTQTALQENDYVIMR; from the exons ATGGCTGAAGAAAACACTGAGATTTGTGGATTCCTAGACATCAAGTATCTCAATGGTAAATGTAAGGCTAATAAAGTGAAGAAAAGGACGCTAGCTCCTTGGAAGGTTTGGAGAAGACGATggtgttccataaaaaaattaggCCCTGGTTTGGGCATTAAAGTACAACTCGACTATAGCATTAGCAACAACGTAAACACACTGCTGAACGATAAAGATAGCTCGTTGATAATACCGTCGGATGTTATTATTTGTCGAACTCAATCTAGGTCTAAACAGTTCGCCTTCGGCGTATTTCCTTCTAAAGAAAGGAAGCCGTTGATATACTTTGCAGGTACTTCGGAAACAGAAACGCAACGATGGATGGCTAACATCAGGGAACTATTGAGACCCAGAAAGAATCAGTTCTCGCCAGGATCTTATAGTATATCTGTGGTGGATAATGCGCATTCCAAAGCATCTGGACTTATCG gaCTGTACGGCGATTTGGTAGCTAATACGACAGGTATATTTATCAAGGACGCTCACTCAGGCGAACAGATAGCAACTTTCGATTGGAAAGAGTTTGGTCAATTTCATCATAGTACAACTGGTCATCCAGAAGACGTTAAATGTATTTGCGTAATTCATACGACTAAATCATTCCATGGGGGAGTCGGAGAACTTCATATATTTTGTTTAGAAGCTAGCAAGCTACTTCAAGAGTTAGTAACGCAAGGTCGTGGTCCGAGAAACAGACCAATAAGAAGACCTTTGAGTTTAAGCGAGGGTGATCTTCGAATATCAAAGTTTGAAGAGGCGCAACGAAATTATTCAATCCTGATCAGGACGgtgaataaaagtagaaaaggtACTATAGAGTACGAACAATCGAGTTTGAAAGTCCAGAACAAGCAGGCAGAGAATGTTTATCAACCGGAACCATTCAGCATTCCGAACGTAACCAGCAACAGAGGAGACTGGTCGAGTTCTGCTTACGACAGAAGAATTTCTGATATTTCGGTAGCTTCTGGGATTTACGAAGAGATTGCGGATGAGGTAGAGAGTGATAGAGCAACATCTTCACGTTTCTGTATGGATGAATTTTTCCATAATTACCGGTCGGACGAACCTCCACCTCTACCACCGCGACAAAGATGTGCTTCGGAATCGATGAAGGGCGTTAG GTCGCAAGACGTATTGATTTCTGAACGCGGTATTCTATCGGCAATGCCAACTCGAAATTCAGGACAGAGCGAACAAAATAGTTTCGCATTGCAAAAGATTGCGGACACTTGCAATTACGTTCCCATGTCGCCAAGATTAAAAGATCTCGCTCTGCATCACTTGCAGACCCAGACTGCTCTGCAAGAGAACGACTATGTTATAATGCGATAA
- the D12 gene encoding YEATS domain containing 2 homolog D12 gives MSALKDHDPDYGPPVANNEKHQRIYEENARNNTAKKITAIIEKEFSQEINTKEKEVLEIQERLHRASKALHFLRYVIVADFYNRKQCQNSQNGEAKQTQIHPAIKHLIGKSPKECGSLLVSSNSTATTQSSNADDSIASYSVATCPSNPIASPISKQQSEKGISEDDPLRKRNNETVEQSRPKKIPRYIPPKSGIPEAPCPSRGTRHKVRKRIIIGNISKWIPPEWRDDAASHKWTMYVRGNKDNPEIDDFVGKVRFFLHPSYRPNDVVEVTAPPFCLSRRGWGEFPLRVQLHFKTVLDKPMDIIHHLKLDRTYTGLQTLGSETLVDIWIYADARNSKPLARSCSYNEINKSEVENETRSEYNDDSNVKLNSDSDSDSDSKFQLGSTENDSIVTIKQEEEETSLEINETFLNIERFRLYVDLDHDYCGSNRLEEDSCLTLKTETASTTDKIVDESLEQAKANEETRLSEPSLSRKNEADGNRVKALPSSCSKLQSSLRPLEISIPPLFESSNKHVLVLQNNKTITVDIGIPRNDDQTRKSSNDSTTKGKANLGVSSRGISLLKKPSSSKPNSVSEARPGLKLQFSKSILLNVNSNVPALQIAERRNLQDDHPVDAHRGLEHAEEPAPRNVPENREDNSQLHPARQKITLGKDKHKLQSRKEFYDEAFRVIDAANIRDIEGLLRFIVRRMPMVTRDASDSDYKQLHPYACVTEKEFFEYTVAKRTACEWSRAKTIRCLLKNKAFPEEELWTVKEIMIWARLHGHTPFRFGSGISCKQVKRPNNLTDSTGPRTTFTCSEPDAFCKWLQICPSGSYGHWSDSNSQQFCEHDVEVDIVDEGFLEVEKKSSKGDTDFNERNLCASKVAVLEMEAKSIPFHDFVSETAREIGVKLNHEEILPSVVDCAVSRAIMRVIECLVDDLVRMSLAKAWERCDNGYPKVIVLDDVRGALLNREEFDIFTNQGLGSKYRQTSTD, from the exons ATGAGTGCCTTAAAAGATCACGATCCCGATTACGGGCCCCCCGTTGCGAATAACGAGAAGCATCAACGAATCTACGAAGAAAATG CAAGAAACAATACCGCCAAGAAGATAACAGCGATCATTGAGAAGGAGTTTTCTCAGGAAATAAACACGAAAGAGAAAGAAGTGTTAGAGATACAGGAAAGACTGCACAGAGCATCGAAAGCTCTGCATTTCCTACGATACGTGATAGTTGCTGATTTCTATAATCGCAAGCAATGTCAGAATTCACAGAATGGAGAAGCGAAACAGACCCAAATTCATCCAGCGATCAAGCATCTGATCGGCAAGTCGCCAAAGGAGTGTGGTAGTTTGTTAGTTTCATCAAATTCAACTGCGACAACGCAAAGCAGCAACGCGGATGATTCGATCGCATCGTATTCTGTTGCGACGTGTCCGTCGAACCCGATTGCCAGTCCAATTTCGAAGCAGCAGTCTGAGAAGGGAATTTCCGAGGACGATCCCTTAAGAAAGAGGAACAATGAGACGGTGGAGCAATCGCGACCGAAGAAGATACCGCGATACATTCCGCCGAAATCTGGAATCCCGGAGGCTCCTTGTCCGTCGAGAGGAACTCGACACAAAGTCAGAAAACGTATAATCATTGGGAACATCTCGAAATGGATCCCTCCGGAATGGAGAGACGACGCAGCTAGTCACAAATGGACGATGTACGTCCGAGGGAACAAAGACAATCCCGAGATCGACGATTTCGTTGGCAAAGTCAGATTCTTCTTGCATCCTAGCTACAGGCCTAACGATGTCGTTGAAGTAACAGCACCGCCATTCTGTTTATCGAGACGCGGTTGGGGTGAATTTCCCTTAAGAGTGCAGTTGCACTTCAAAACCGTGCTCGATAAGCCGATGGACATAATTCATCACTTAAAACTAGACCGCACGTACACCGGTCTGCAAACTTTAGGCTCCGAAACTCTAGTCGACATCTGGATCTACGCTGATGCTCGAAATTCGAAACCTCTCGCTCGATCCTGCTCGTACAACGAGATCAATAAATCAGAAGTTGAAAACGAAACTCGTTCCGAATATAACGACGACTCCAATGTGAAATTAAATTCGGATTCCGATTCCGATTCGGATTCCAAGTTTCAGTTGGGTTCGACGGAGAACGACTCGATTGTGACTATCAAACAGGAGGAAGAGGAAACTTCGTTGGAGATCAACGAGACTTTTCTGAATATTGAACGCTTTCGACTTTATGTCGACCTTGACCACGACTACTGCGGATCGAATCGTCTCGAAGAAGATTCCTGTTTAACGTTAAAAACGGAAACGGCTTCGACGACGGACAAGATCGTCGACGAGAGCCTCGAACAAGCGAAAGCGAACGAGGAAACAAGATTATCGGAGCCTTCGTTATCGAGAAAGAACGAAGCCGATGGAAACAGGGTGAAAGCGCTTCCGTCGTCTTGCTCGAAACTCCAGTCGAGCCTCCGTCCGTTAGAAATCTCGATTCCTCCGTTGTTCGAGTCGTCGAACAAACACGTGTTAGTACTTCAGAATAACAAAACGATCACCGTGGACATTGGAATTCCGCGGAACGACGACCAGACTCGTAAATCGAGCAACGATTCTACGACGAAAGGAAAAGCGAATTTAGGCGTATCGTCGCGTGGGATCAGCTTGTTGAAGAAACCAAGTTCGTCCAAGCCGAATTCTGTGAGCGAAGCTCGTCCAGGACTGAAGCTACAGTTTTCCAAGAGTATTCTGTTGAACGTGAATTCGAACGTGCCCGCGTTGCAAATAGCTGAGAGAAGAAATCTACAGGACGATCATCCTGTTGATGCTCACAGAGGATTGGAACACGCGGAGGAACCCGCGCCGAGAAACGTTCCGGAGAATCGAGAAGACAATTCACAACTGCACCCTGCGCGACAGAAGATCACCTTGGGAAAAGACAAACATAAACTGCAGAGCAGGAAGGAGTTCTACGACGAAGCGTTCCGTGTGATCGACGCCGCAAACATTCGGGATATCGAAGGCCTGTTGAGATTCATCGTCAGACGGATGCCCATGGTTACTCGGGATGCTTCCGATTCCGATTACAAGCAGCTACATCCTTACGCCTGCGTTACCGAGAAAGAATTCTTCGAATACACCGTCGCGAAGCGAACCGCCTGCGAGTGGAGTCGGGCGAAAACTATACGATGCTTGTTGAAGAACAAGGCATTTCCGGAGGAAGAATTGTGGACCGTCAAAGAGATCATGATTTGGGCAAGACTCCACGGACACACACCTTTTCGATTCGGTTCCGGAATTTCTTGCAAGCAAGTCAAACGACCGAACAATCTAACCGATTCCACTGGACCACGAACTACTTTTACTTGTTCGGAACCCGATGCTTTTTGTAAATGGCTTCAAATTTGTCCAAGCGGTTCGTATGGTCACTGGTCCGATTCCAATTCGCAGCAGTTTTGCGAACATGATGTTGAAGTGGATATCGTTGACGAGGGTTTCTTAGAGGTTGAGAAAAAGAGCTCAAAAGGGGATACGGATTTCAACGAAAGGAATCTTTGTGCGTCTAAAGTTGCTGTACTGGAAATGGAGGCTAAGTCGATACCGTTTCATGATTTTGTTTCGGAAACTGCGAGAGAAATAGGTGTTAAATTGAATCACGAAGAAATTCTGCCCAGTGTGGTGGACTGTGCAGTCAGTCGAGCGATAATGAGA GTCATAGAATGTCTTGTGGACGATCTGGTCAGAATGTCTTTGGCGAAAGCTTGGGAAAGATGTGATAACGG ATATCCAAAGGTGATTGTTTTGGACGACGTACGCGGAGCTCTCCTAAACCGTGAAGAATTCGACATTTTCACGAATCAAGGTTTAGGATCCAAGTATCGACAAACATCGACGGATTAA